The proteins below are encoded in one region of Fibrella aestuarina BUZ 2:
- a CDS encoding lysoplasmalogenase, with protein sequence MHQPHPSQTDRRTYRFTALFISITVLEMLGDELAVRWLHYGFKPLIMGSLMVYSQLGTSRRPSAWMGVGMVFALLGDVLLMIREVDLFAVGLGAFLLMQLSYSAAFWQSIRRQTTRLIHLRWQQALLFAGYLVAFLGMLYPAFLGTPALKPLWWPVVVYAICLCTMGFLASQRGPKAGASWVTIGALLFILSDSAIAIDKFLMPIPGATVLIMSAYAAAQYLIVLGMLR encoded by the coding sequence ATGCACCAACCCCATCCCTCACAAACCGACAGGCGCACCTACCGCTTCACCGCCCTGTTTATATCGATTACGGTACTCGAGATGCTGGGCGACGAGTTGGCTGTCCGCTGGCTGCATTATGGCTTCAAGCCGCTCATTATGGGGTCATTGATGGTGTATAGTCAACTGGGTACGTCTCGTCGGCCGTCGGCCTGGATGGGGGTCGGGATGGTCTTCGCGCTGCTGGGCGACGTGTTGCTCATGATCCGGGAAGTGGATTTGTTTGCCGTTGGGCTAGGGGCCTTTCTGCTGATGCAATTGAGCTATAGCGCGGCCTTCTGGCAATCGATCCGCCGACAGACAACCCGGCTTATCCACCTCCGTTGGCAACAGGCTCTGCTGTTTGCGGGCTACCTGGTCGCTTTTCTGGGGATGCTTTACCCCGCTTTTTTGGGCACCCCTGCCCTTAAGCCGCTCTGGTGGCCGGTGGTCGTTTATGCCATTTGCCTGTGCACAATGGGTTTTCTGGCGAGTCAGCGCGGCCCAAAGGCGGGTGCCAGCTGGGTAACGATCGGCGCCTTACTCTTCATCCTGTCCGACTCGGCCATTGCCATCGACAAATTTCTGATGCCCATTCCCGGCGCGACAGTACTCATCATGAGTGCGTATGCAGCGGCCCAGTACCTGATTGTCCTTGGCATGCTGCGCTGA
- a CDS encoding dioxygenase family protein, with amino-acid sequence MERNEFLKRGFGSLIGLAAVVACKNTTSVDPTTTTGGSTTSGGSTNGSSSTNCSVTPSETEGPFPTKVPANFLRKDIRDDRTGVALAINITIKNGNASCAALSGALVDIWHCDKDGYYSEYGGTGMQSVNFQSVDFLRGRQTTDTNGLVSFTSIFPGWYSGRAPHIHVHIYNSAGKSLLVTQIAFPYDVTNTVYTTATAQGYTKGAQDTLNERDNVFSDGYTNELATLSGSVSAGYTLTHTIVVSA; translated from the coding sequence ATGGAACGTAACGAATTTCTGAAGCGCGGTTTTGGTAGCCTGATTGGCCTTGCCGCTGTAGTCGCCTGCAAAAATACCACCTCGGTCGATCCGACTACCACAACGGGAGGGAGCACCACGTCGGGTGGCTCCACCAACGGCAGCTCATCGACCAACTGCTCAGTAACGCCTTCCGAAACGGAAGGGCCTTTCCCAACCAAAGTACCGGCCAACTTCTTGCGGAAAGATATTCGCGATGACCGTACCGGCGTGGCCTTGGCCATAAATATCACGATCAAGAATGGCAATGCCAGTTGTGCGGCGCTGTCGGGCGCGCTGGTCGATATCTGGCATTGCGATAAAGACGGCTACTATTCAGAATATGGCGGCACCGGCATGCAGAGCGTCAACTTTCAGAGCGTGGATTTCCTGCGCGGTCGTCAGACCACCGACACCAACGGGCTGGTGAGTTTCACCTCCATCTTCCCCGGCTGGTATTCGGGTCGGGCCCCCCACATTCACGTGCACATCTACAACTCGGCGGGTAAATCGCTGCTGGTGACCCAGATTGCTTTCCCCTACGACGTGACGAATACGGTCTACACCACAGCCACCGCGCAGGGCTATACCAAAGGGGCGCAGGATACGCTCAACGAGCGCGACAATGTCTTCAGCGATGGCTACACGAACGAACTCGCTACGCTGTCGGGCAGTGTGTCGGCGGGGTATACGCTGACTCACACCATCGTGGTAAGCGCCTAG
- a CDS encoding LytR/AlgR family response regulator transcription factor: protein MIRAIALDDEPLALRVLTHFCQQTPFVDLRQTFTRTDEAHHFLIKEGADLLFLDINMPFMIGTDFYRTIQAETGTAPMVIFTTAYAEYAVEGFTLNAVDYLLKPFTFERFTQAVTKANEYAIWQQRTQPNVPSQPADEYLFVRADYTVYKVALADIVLIEGLDDYLKIHLASEPRPIVARMTMKALLDKLPDSQFIRVHRSFIVPFSRIEGIRNKTIRLAGRDIPVGASYEAALMSRFRP, encoded by the coding sequence ATGATCCGCGCCATTGCCCTGGACGATGAACCGCTTGCGCTGCGTGTGCTGACGCATTTCTGCCAGCAAACGCCATTCGTCGATCTGCGGCAAACCTTCACGCGTACCGACGAAGCGCACCACTTTCTGATCAAGGAGGGGGCCGATCTGCTCTTTCTGGATATCAACATGCCCTTTATGATCGGCACGGATTTTTACCGGACGATCCAGGCCGAAACGGGCACGGCACCGATGGTCATTTTCACCACCGCTTATGCCGAGTATGCCGTCGAGGGATTTACGCTCAATGCCGTCGATTACCTGCTCAAACCATTTACGTTCGAACGATTTACGCAGGCCGTAACCAAGGCCAATGAATACGCTATCTGGCAGCAACGTACCCAGCCCAACGTACCCAGCCAACCCGCCGATGAGTACTTGTTTGTTCGGGCCGATTATACCGTCTATAAGGTAGCCCTGGCCGACATTGTGCTGATTGAAGGGCTGGACGATTACCTCAAAATACACCTCGCCTCGGAGCCCCGCCCGATCGTGGCCCGAATGACCATGAAAGCCCTGTTGGATAAGCTGCCCGACAGTCAGTTTATTCGGGTGCACCGCTCCTTCATCGTGCCGTTCAGCCGAATTGAAGGCATTCGGAACAAAACCATCCGGCTCGCCGGGCGCGACATTCCAGTTGGAGCCAGCTACGAGGCCGCGCTGATGAGCCGCTTCCGGCCCTAG
- a CDS encoding 2,3-bisphosphoglycerate-dependent phosphoglycerate mutase: MSLLVIVRHGQSQYNVENRFTGTIDTPLTDLGRHEAQQAGALLRADRFQIGFTSVLQRAIDTMAIILQTIGQTDLPVERSEALNERMYGQLQGLNKLEVAERFGADQLFRWRRGYADQPPGGESLADTYNRVVPYFESTILPHLQANQPVLVVAHGNSLRALLMRLEGITPKGIEQIELATGVPRQYHFDTQSGTFSLLEK; this comes from the coding sequence ATGTCGCTTCTTGTCATCGTCCGCCACGGTCAATCGCAGTACAACGTAGAGAATCGGTTTACGGGCACCATCGACACCCCATTGACTGATCTGGGCAGGCACGAAGCCCAGCAGGCCGGCGCTCTACTCAGAGCTGATCGCTTTCAGATCGGGTTTACGTCGGTACTCCAGCGGGCTATCGACACCATGGCGATCATTTTACAGACAATCGGCCAGACCGACCTTCCGGTGGAACGGAGCGAGGCACTGAACGAACGCATGTATGGGCAACTGCAGGGCTTGAACAAACTGGAGGTAGCCGAGCGGTTTGGGGCTGATCAGCTCTTCCGCTGGCGGCGGGGGTATGCCGATCAACCACCTGGTGGCGAGAGCCTGGCCGATACATATAATCGCGTGGTTCCTTACTTCGAGTCGACCATCCTGCCGCATCTGCAAGCCAACCAGCCTGTGCTGGTGGTGGCGCATGGCAACAGCCTTCGCGCCTTACTGATGCGACTGGAAGGCATTACGCCCAAAGGCATCGAGCAAATTGAACTAGCGACGGGCGTGCCCCGACAATACCATTTCGATACCCAGTCAGGTACGTTCAGTTTGTTGGAGAAGTAA
- the alaS gene encoding alanine--tRNA ligase, giving the protein MTSSEIRRQFLDFFRSKGHLIVPSAPLVAKNDPTLMFNNSGMAQFKDFFLGNGTPPAPRVADTQKCLRVSGKHNDLEDVGFDTYHHTMFEMLGNWSFGDYFKKEALEWSWELLTGVYKLPKDRIYVSVFKGDEADGVPFDQEAWDIWKGIIGSEDRIILGNKKDNFWEMGATGPCGPCSEIHIDLRSPEEVAKQSGKELVNADHPQVVEIWNNVFMQFNRKADGSLEGLPARHVDTGMGFERLCMAIQGKQSNYDTDVFSGTINLIEQLSGRTYTGQMEKSDVAMRVIADHIRAVSFAIADGLVPSNAKAGYVIRRILRRAIRYGYSYLGFMEPFMTKLVPLLANQFADVFPELKAQQEFVATVIREEEIAFLRTLGTGLTRLDQIIGQLTGEGKTEIPGETVFELNDTFGFPADLTALIAREQHLQIDEEGFKAALAQQKARSRKDAASSAGDWVELQDIDKVEFVGYDETEAYAQIVKYRRVQNKQGTQVQIVLDRTPFYAESGGQIGDTGTLELFESNVPKATLTVLDTRKENDLSIHLVADRPDLDELLQSTDLVFAKIDTHRRELTEDNHSATHLLHSALREVLGTHVAQKGSYVGPDALRFDFSHFGKMTDEEISRVETIVNEKIRQNIPLDEKRNVPIEQARAMGATALFGEKYGDFVRVITFDPNYSVELCGGTHVPATGQIGLFKLTSEGSVSTGVRRIEAKTSEGALALLNEQETTLNALKDILKAPKDVVKAVQSLIDERNALQKKLETLENEKVQQLKEQLLAKVEAVNGHSVVIERVNVPSADALKQLAYDLKAKVDNLALVLGADINGKPQLAVMLPDSLISGRGLNAGQVVKDLAKNIKGGGGGQPFFATAGGSDASGLDAALAQGRELLG; this is encoded by the coding sequence ATGACTTCTTCCGAAATACGCCGCCAGTTTCTGGACTTCTTCCGCAGCAAAGGGCACCTGATCGTGCCGTCGGCTCCGTTGGTTGCCAAAAATGACCCCACCCTGATGTTTAATAACTCGGGGATGGCTCAGTTTAAAGACTTCTTCCTGGGCAATGGAACGCCCCCCGCGCCGCGCGTGGCCGATACGCAGAAATGCCTGCGCGTGTCGGGTAAGCACAACGACCTCGAAGACGTTGGGTTCGACACCTACCACCACACCATGTTCGAGATGCTGGGCAACTGGTCGTTTGGCGATTACTTCAAAAAAGAAGCGCTCGAGTGGTCGTGGGAATTGCTCACGGGCGTCTACAAGCTGCCGAAAGACCGCATCTACGTGTCGGTGTTCAAAGGTGACGAGGCCGACGGCGTGCCCTTCGATCAGGAAGCGTGGGACATCTGGAAAGGCATCATCGGTAGCGAAGACCGGATTATCCTGGGCAATAAGAAAGACAATTTCTGGGAGATGGGCGCCACTGGCCCCTGCGGTCCCTGCTCAGAGATACACATCGATCTGCGCTCGCCCGAAGAGGTAGCCAAGCAGTCGGGCAAAGAGCTGGTCAACGCCGACCACCCGCAGGTCGTTGAGATCTGGAACAACGTATTTATGCAGTTTAACCGGAAAGCCGATGGCTCGCTGGAAGGACTGCCTGCCCGTCACGTCGACACGGGTATGGGTTTCGAGCGGCTGTGCATGGCCATTCAGGGCAAGCAGAGCAACTACGACACCGACGTGTTCTCGGGCACGATCAACCTCATCGAGCAACTGTCGGGACGTACCTACACCGGCCAGATGGAGAAGTCAGACGTGGCCATGCGCGTTATCGCCGACCACATCCGGGCCGTGAGCTTCGCCATCGCCGACGGGCTGGTGCCGAGCAACGCCAAGGCTGGGTACGTGATCCGCCGCATTCTGCGCCGCGCCATCCGCTACGGGTATTCGTATCTGGGTTTCATGGAGCCGTTTATGACCAAGCTCGTGCCCTTGCTGGCCAATCAGTTTGCCGACGTGTTCCCCGAACTGAAAGCGCAGCAGGAGTTTGTTGCCACCGTGATTCGGGAAGAAGAAATCGCTTTCCTGCGCACGCTGGGCACCGGCCTGACGCGGCTCGACCAGATCATCGGGCAGTTGACGGGTGAAGGCAAAACCGAGATCCCCGGCGAAACGGTGTTTGAACTAAACGATACCTTCGGTTTCCCGGCTGACCTGACGGCGCTGATTGCCCGCGAGCAGCACCTGCAAATTGACGAGGAAGGGTTCAAAGCCGCTCTGGCTCAGCAGAAAGCCCGTTCCCGCAAAGATGCCGCTTCGTCGGCTGGCGACTGGGTGGAGTTGCAGGATATTGATAAGGTTGAGTTTGTGGGCTACGACGAAACCGAAGCCTACGCTCAGATCGTGAAGTACCGTCGTGTGCAGAACAAGCAAGGTACGCAGGTGCAAATCGTGCTCGACCGTACGCCGTTCTATGCCGAATCGGGCGGGCAGATTGGTGATACCGGTACGTTGGAGTTGTTCGAAAGCAACGTACCCAAGGCTACGCTGACGGTGCTGGATACGCGCAAAGAAAACGACCTGAGCATCCACCTCGTGGCTGATCGTCCCGATCTCGATGAGCTGTTGCAGTCGACCGATCTGGTGTTTGCCAAAATCGACACGCACCGCCGCGAACTGACCGAAGACAATCACTCGGCCACGCACCTGCTGCATTCGGCCCTGCGCGAGGTACTGGGTACGCACGTGGCGCAGAAAGGCTCATACGTTGGTCCTGACGCGCTCCGGTTCGACTTCAGCCACTTCGGCAAGATGACCGACGAAGAGATTAGCCGCGTCGAGACCATCGTCAACGAGAAAATACGGCAGAATATTCCGCTCGACGAAAAACGGAACGTACCCATCGAACAGGCGCGGGCTATGGGAGCCACGGCGTTGTTCGGCGAGAAATACGGCGATTTCGTCCGCGTCATCACCTTTGACCCCAACTACTCGGTCGAACTCTGCGGTGGTACCCACGTACCCGCTACGGGTCAGATCGGGCTGTTCAAACTGACGTCGGAAGGGTCGGTGTCGACGGGTGTGCGGCGGATCGAAGCCAAAACGTCGGAAGGTGCGTTGGCCCTGCTGAACGAGCAGGAAACCACCCTTAACGCGTTGAAGGACATACTCAAAGCCCCGAAAGACGTGGTGAAAGCGGTGCAGTCGCTCATCGACGAGCGCAACGCCCTCCAGAAAAAACTTGAGACGCTGGAGAACGAGAAGGTGCAGCAGTTGAAAGAGCAACTGCTCGCCAAAGTCGAAGCCGTAAATGGGCACAGCGTGGTCATCGAGCGGGTGAACGTACCCAGCGCCGACGCCCTGAAGCAACTGGCCTACGATCTGAAAGCCAAAGTCGATAACCTCGCCCTCGTGCTGGGTGCCGACATCAACGGCAAACCCCAACTCGCCGTGATGCTACCCGACAGCCTTATCAGCGGCCGTGGCCTCAACGCCGGGCAGGTGGTGAAAGATCTCGCCAAAAACATCAAAGGTGGTGGTGGTGGGCAACCCTTCTTCGCCACTGCCGGTGGCTCCGACGCCTCCGGCCTCGACGCCGCCCTGGCCCAGGGTCGCGAGTTGCTGGGGTAG
- a CDS encoding MBOAT family O-acyltransferase, which translates to MLFNSLHFLLFFTLVTLLFFSLSGRKRVGLLLLASCYFYAAYIPAYLLILFLVIAIDYQAGLWIEASEGKKRRNWLIASLVANVALLAFFKYYDFANDNITYLLERIGYVNPLPSLSLLAPGIVLPIGLSFHTFQSMSYTIEVYRGNQKAERSLAHYALYVLFYPQLVAGPIERPQNVLPQLHDLPGFNWARVRSGLLMMAGGMFKKVVIADRLALLVDPAFGHVNNTNGTSLLIAAVAYSIQIYCDFSGYSDIAIGAGRVMGVRMMENFRTPYLATSVTDFWRRWHISLSTWFRDYVYIPLGGNRKSPARTYLNTLTIFGLSGLWHGASWKFVFWGLLHGFMLIIEQRWRRYRRDKQAHLTKVEQAEYALQGASTSLIAPILTFAFVTLAWIFFRANSFADAGLIIKKIATDHQEPIRMALSQTELLFAGGLVLLLRFEPYWIELVDRVSARVFWVAFPLLAVVCYFFGVFTSNQFIYFQF; encoded by the coding sequence ATGCTGTTTAATTCGCTTCATTTTTTGCTTTTTTTCACGCTCGTGACCCTGCTGTTTTTCAGCTTGTCGGGGCGAAAGCGCGTGGGGCTATTGTTGCTGGCGAGCTGCTATTTCTACGCCGCCTACATTCCGGCTTACCTGCTGATTCTGTTTCTGGTCATAGCCATTGACTATCAGGCAGGCCTCTGGATTGAGGCATCCGAGGGGAAGAAACGACGAAATTGGTTAATTGCCAGTTTGGTGGCCAACGTGGCGCTGTTGGCCTTTTTCAAATACTACGATTTTGCCAACGATAACATAACGTACCTGCTCGAACGGATCGGGTACGTGAATCCATTGCCGTCGCTGTCCTTGCTGGCGCCGGGAATTGTGCTGCCCATTGGCTTATCATTCCACACGTTTCAGTCGATGAGCTACACCATTGAGGTGTACCGGGGGAACCAGAAAGCCGAACGGAGTCTGGCGCACTACGCGCTGTATGTGTTGTTCTATCCGCAATTAGTTGCCGGGCCGATCGAACGGCCGCAGAACGTGTTGCCGCAACTGCACGACTTGCCCGGCTTCAACTGGGCGCGGGTCCGGTCGGGGTTGTTGATGATGGCCGGGGGTATGTTCAAGAAAGTGGTCATTGCTGACCGGCTTGCCCTGCTTGTTGACCCGGCTTTCGGGCACGTAAACAACACCAACGGCACCTCGCTGTTGATCGCGGCCGTAGCCTATTCCATTCAAATCTACTGCGACTTTTCGGGCTACTCCGACATTGCCATTGGGGCGGGGCGCGTGATGGGCGTGCGCATGATGGAGAATTTCCGAACGCCCTACCTGGCCACGTCGGTTACCGACTTCTGGCGGCGCTGGCACATCTCGCTGTCGACCTGGTTTCGGGATTACGTCTACATTCCGCTGGGTGGTAACCGGAAATCGCCCGCCCGAACGTACCTGAACACGCTGACTATTTTTGGGCTGAGTGGCCTCTGGCACGGAGCAAGCTGGAAGTTTGTCTTCTGGGGCCTGTTGCACGGATTTATGCTCATTATCGAGCAGCGATGGCGGCGGTATCGGCGCGACAAACAAGCGCACCTTACCAAGGTCGAGCAGGCTGAGTATGCGCTACAGGGGGCCTCAACGTCGCTTATCGCACCTATTCTGACGTTTGCCTTCGTTACGCTGGCCTGGATTTTCTTCCGGGCTAATTCCTTTGCCGATGCGGGTTTGATCATCAAGAAAATAGCAACCGACCATCAGGAGCCTATCCGAATGGCGCTGAGCCAGACCGAACTGCTGTTTGCCGGTGGGCTGGTGTTGCTGCTACGCTTTGAGCCTTATTGGATTGAACTTGTAGACAGAGTGAGTGCGCGGGTGTTCTGGGTTGCCTTTCCGTTGTTGGCCGTAGTTTGTTACTTCTTCGGCGTCTTTACTAGCAATCAGTTCATTTATTTTCAATTCTGA
- a CDS encoding PQQ-dependent sugar dehydrogenase, with product MTFHNRLPLLLSLCLLAACSQKKEDNSDKSTNTSPTTVETAIGPLELPAPYATKSAKTFSKVIGWPDGQTPVAPAGFAVTEYARDLINPRWIYIAPNGDVFVSEANTEKKGVKKAAAEVIGQADSQRFDASANRITLLRDTNGDGKPDQRSVFLTGLNQPFGMLVMGNHFYVANTDALLRFPYTPGATKLAATSKPDTILKLPAGGYNNHWTRNLLAGPDGKKIYVSVGSGSNVGEHGIEHEVRRANVLEINPDGSGERVYASGLRNPVGIDWQPGTNKLYAAVNERDELGDGLVPDYLTSVQEGGFYGWPFSYYGQIEDPRRAGESPSSVKKAIVPDVPLGAHTASLGLTFYDQTKFPAKYHNGAFVAQHGSWNRSSLSGYKVVFVPFANGKPGKPEDFLTGFVAKNDGQDVYGRPVGAFTMPDGSLLVTDDSGNRIWRVAAQ from the coding sequence ATGACTTTCCATAACCGATTACCCCTGCTGCTAAGCCTTTGTCTGCTGGCGGCCTGCTCGCAGAAGAAGGAAGACAACAGCGACAAAAGCACCAACACGAGCCCGACCACCGTTGAAACGGCCATCGGTCCACTCGAACTGCCCGCCCCTTACGCCACTAAATCAGCGAAAACTTTCAGTAAGGTGATTGGCTGGCCCGACGGTCAAACCCCTGTGGCCCCGGCTGGTTTTGCGGTGACCGAGTATGCCCGCGATCTCATCAATCCACGCTGGATTTATATTGCTCCCAACGGCGACGTGTTTGTATCGGAAGCCAACACGGAAAAGAAAGGCGTTAAAAAAGCAGCTGCTGAAGTGATTGGCCAAGCCGATTCACAACGGTTCGACGCCAGCGCCAACCGCATCACCCTCCTGCGGGATACCAACGGCGACGGCAAACCCGATCAGCGCTCGGTATTCCTTACGGGCCTGAACCAGCCGTTTGGTATGCTGGTGATGGGCAACCATTTCTACGTGGCCAACACCGACGCCCTGTTGCGCTTCCCGTATACACCCGGTGCCACGAAGCTGGCCGCAACCAGCAAGCCCGACACCATTCTGAAACTACCCGCCGGTGGCTACAACAACCACTGGACCCGCAACCTACTGGCTGGCCCCGACGGCAAGAAGATTTACGTATCGGTAGGGTCGGGTAGTAACGTGGGCGAGCATGGGATCGAACATGAGGTGCGCCGCGCCAACGTGCTGGAAATTAATCCCGATGGGTCAGGCGAGCGTGTCTACGCCAGTGGGCTGCGCAACCCGGTAGGAATCGATTGGCAACCAGGCACCAACAAACTTTACGCGGCGGTTAACGAACGCGATGAACTGGGCGATGGCCTCGTGCCCGACTACCTGACGAGCGTGCAGGAAGGCGGTTTTTACGGTTGGCCGTTCAGCTATTACGGACAAATCGAAGATCCGCGCCGGGCGGGCGAAAGCCCCTCGTCGGTCAAGAAAGCGATTGTACCCGATGTGCCACTGGGAGCGCATACTGCCTCACTTGGCCTTACCTTCTACGATCAGACCAAATTTCCGGCCAAATACCACAATGGTGCCTTTGTGGCTCAGCACGGCTCCTGGAACCGGTCTAGTCTGTCGGGGTACAAAGTAGTCTTTGTCCCGTTTGCGAACGGCAAACCTGGCAAACCCGAAGATTTCCTGACGGGCTTCGTCGCCAAAAATGACGGGCAGGATGTGTATGGCCGACCGGTGGGTGCGTTCACCATGCCCGACGGCTCGCTGCTCGTTACCGACGACTCAGGCAACCGCATCTGGCGCGTAGCGGCGCAGTAA
- a CDS encoding NAD(P)-binding domain-containing protein — protein sequence MNTSKRTCSLIGLGWLGLPLAERLLTLGYRVSGSTTTPDKVATLRHKGIHAIELRLSPAPEGDLPTLLDTDVLVVNVPPRAGQFGDQYHPEQMRLLAEAVRGSRIQHIIYVSSTSVYPELSRDVYEEDVQSPAQSAAPALATAEQYWLALAPERAVTVVRCAGLMGGSRIPGKYVAGRTVESGTLPVNYLHQVDAVGLLSAVIEQGLAGTFNAVAPQHPTREAVYRQSCAAFGYAEPTFVTPDKPLPFKRINGDRLTQATAYRFVYPDPLSFPYQP from the coding sequence ATGAACACGTCAAAACGTACCTGCAGCCTTATTGGACTTGGCTGGTTGGGGCTGCCCCTCGCCGAACGGTTGCTGACGCTCGGCTACCGGGTTTCAGGCAGTACGACTACGCCCGACAAAGTGGCCACGCTACGCCATAAAGGCATCCATGCGATTGAGTTGCGGCTCTCGCCCGCTCCCGAGGGCGACCTGCCGACGCTGCTCGATACCGACGTGCTGGTCGTCAACGTGCCACCCCGCGCCGGGCAGTTTGGTGATCAGTACCACCCTGAGCAGATGCGCTTACTGGCCGAGGCCGTTCGTGGGTCACGCATTCAGCATATCATCTATGTCAGTTCGACCTCTGTTTATCCAGAGCTTAGCCGCGATGTTTACGAGGAGGATGTACAGTCGCCGGCTCAATCAGCAGCACCAGCGCTGGCGACTGCCGAGCAATACTGGCTGGCGCTGGCTCCTGAACGCGCCGTTACGGTGGTTCGTTGTGCCGGGCTGATGGGCGGCAGCCGCATTCCGGGCAAATACGTGGCGGGGCGCACGGTTGAATCAGGTACGTTGCCGGTCAACTACCTGCATCAGGTCGACGCCGTTGGGCTGCTATCGGCCGTAATTGAACAAGGCCTGGCCGGTACCTTTAACGCTGTGGCGCCGCAACACCCCACCCGCGAGGCCGTTTATCGCCAGAGTTGCGCGGCCTTTGGCTACGCCGAACCCACGTTTGTCACCCCCGATAAGCCATTGCCGTTTAAGCGCATCAATGGCGATAGACTGACGCAGGCTACTGCCTACCGGTTTGTTTATCCAGACCCGTTGTCGTTCCCCTATCAGCCATAA
- a CDS encoding sensor histidine kinase, translating to MSRRIALILIHLLGCLLFLSLPYLFAENGFAKLAELPTNPHERRNLLSYGLTITFFYVNYYYLIPRLFFGRHYGLYAVSVVGSFLLVQTTLSIVNQQAGSPPRFDGAVRPMPPPDGHRGGPPPVSADGAAPPPGTAAPWPKARAQPPGLPSEINHTFFLFLAGLLLSLAIRINNRWRETERERIQTELRYLKAQINPHFLFNTLNSIYSLAIEQSPSTADAVVQLSSFLRYVITEGRQDRVALSHELAYIGHYIALQRLRMVDTVQVSYQAPTAVNGYQIAPLLLISFIENAFKYGVSPQEPSRIDVRIELATGGRLHLHVANQKVRVADPTAVGSGIGLSNTQARLQLLYPGRHELVIRDEPDTFAVELEMNLL from the coding sequence ATGAGCCGCCGTATTGCCCTGATTCTGATTCACCTGCTGGGTTGCTTGCTCTTTCTGTCGCTGCCCTATCTATTTGCCGAGAATGGGTTTGCCAAGCTGGCCGAACTGCCCACCAACCCTCACGAGCGACGCAACCTGCTGTCGTATGGGCTGACGATTACCTTTTTCTACGTCAACTATTATTACCTGATTCCTCGGCTTTTTTTCGGGCGCCATTATGGGTTGTACGCGGTAAGCGTGGTGGGGTCGTTTCTGCTCGTTCAAACCACCTTATCAATTGTCAATCAGCAGGCAGGATCGCCCCCGCGGTTCGATGGCGCAGTGAGGCCAATGCCTCCACCCGATGGGCATCGGGGTGGCCCGCCCCCTGTCTCCGCCGACGGGGCCGCACCGCCGCCCGGTACTGCCGCCCCGTGGCCCAAGGCGAGGGCGCAGCCACCGGGCCTGCCGTCTGAAATCAATCATACGTTTTTCCTTTTTCTGGCGGGCCTGCTGCTGTCACTGGCTATCCGGATCAACAATCGCTGGCGTGAAACTGAGCGCGAACGCATCCAGACTGAGCTACGCTACCTGAAGGCCCAGATCAACCCGCACTTTCTGTTCAATACGCTCAACAGCATTTACTCGCTGGCCATTGAACAGTCGCCATCCACAGCCGACGCCGTAGTGCAGCTCTCGTCGTTTCTGCGCTATGTCATTACCGAAGGGCGGCAGGATCGCGTGGCACTGAGCCACGAACTGGCCTATATTGGCCATTACATCGCACTGCAACGACTCCGGATGGTCGATACGGTGCAGGTTTCCTACCAGGCACCCACGGCCGTAAACGGGTATCAGATTGCGCCGCTGTTGCTGATATCATTCATCGAAAATGCCTTCAAATACGGCGTCAGCCCGCAGGAGCCGTCGCGGATCGACGTCCGCATCGAACTGGCGACGGGCGGGCGGTTGCACCTGCACGTAGCCAATCAGAAAGTACGCGTAGCCGACCCGACAGCCGTGGGGAGCGGCATCGGGCTGAGCAACACGCAGGCTCGTCTGCAACTGCTCTACCCCGGTCGGCATGAATTGGTGATTCGCGATGAACCCGATACGTTTGCCGTCGAACTCGAGATGAACCTGTTATGA
- the tatA gene encoding twin-arginine translocase TatA/TatE family subunit has translation MVGLGTAEIVLILAVVLLLFGAKKLPDLARGLGKGIREFKDATQAIQSTIEDASTR, from the coding sequence ATGGTTGGTCTAGGTACAGCTGAAATCGTCCTGATTCTGGCAGTTGTTCTGCTGCTCTTCGGTGCAAAAAAGCTACCCGATCTGGCTCGTGGACTGGGTAAAGGCATTCGCGAGTTTAAAGACGCCACCCAGGCTATCCAGTCAACGATCGAAGACGCATCCACCCGGTAA